In Desulfonatronum sp. SC1, the sequence CAAAAACCCGAACAGCAGCAGGCAGGCCAGAAACCAGATGATTCCGGCGATGATCCGATGACCAAACAGAAAATATACAATGGTTCCGGCCAGGGTCATGACCGCGATCTGAACCAGGACGCGAACCCGGCGGTGGGTTGCCGGGGCGGTGGGGTCGATGGCCTTGCACGCCGTGTCCTGTCGTGCCGGGTCGGGTCGGGAGTTAGTGGTCATGGTCTGCCTTCTGGCTCATCTCCTGGATGAGCGGGGTGAGGGTGGCAACGATTTCCCGTGCGTAGATCTGCGAGCCTGTGTCGGTAACATGGATGCCGTCGTAAAAATAGGTCAACGGGTTGGCGGTAAAGTCGGCGTGCTCCTCCAGCCGTTGTTCTAAATCCACGAGGGGGACGTTCATTGAGGCAGCCACGGCGCGAATGGCTTCGTTGAATCGCTTCTGGTTGAGACTGTCCACCCATTCGGGAGTCAGCTCGGTGGTCACCTCGGCTATGGGCTGGGTCATCAGGACAGGCTGAGCGCCGAAGCTTTGAACCATGGCCACGAAGACCTTCAGCCTGTCGGCGAACGGTTCCGTAGCCACCAACGCCTCGGCTGAAGAGGTGACCATCTCCACCTGACGATTTCGCGACAGCATAGATACGGCATACAACGACGAGAATGCCCAGTACTCGACTTCGCGCAGCAAACCAAAAATATGCGACCGGGTGCTCAAGTTCAGCAGGAACCATTTGATTTGCCTGCTTGTGGTGACCACTTCGCCGCTGCGAGTGAGGTAGCTTGGATCTTTGGCTAGCAGCCCATGATCGTTGATGGCGTGCATCATCACCACGATATCCGGTTTGTCCAGCACAACATGGTTGAAGTAGTTGTTGATGGTGTCGTGGGTGGTGTTTCCCGAGCGAGCGGCGTTCAAAATGTTCACGGAAACGCCCTGCGCGAGCAGCAAATCCGAGACCATTGCCGAAAAACGTAACTCGGGGCGGACGTACCGGCATTCCGTTGTTGAGCCGCCGAGGAAGGCGATGGTCAGGTCCGGTTCGTCAAACTGATCCACGGGCAGGATGTAGCCACGCTCATTGGTCCGGAAATCCACGAACGGGTCGCCTGGGTCGAGCCAGGCCCGATTTAGTTTCCGATCCATTAACGGCGTGAGCAGCCTCAGATCGATCACCTTCGCGGTATGAGTCCTGTGGTACGGATTCTCCCAGATCAGCCGCAATCCGAACTCCATGACGCAGGCGGCGATCAAAAAG encodes:
- a CDS encoding SGNH/GDSL hydrolase family protein, encoding MICPTSLLLWAFRQGLCTLVPSQYNKIDLGRFLKSSSLSFFKVTSMSTFSAKLSLSLVAFLIAACVMEFGLRLIWENPYHRTHTAKVIDLRLLTPLMDRKLNRAWLDPGDPFVDFRTNERGYILPVDQFDEPDLTIAFLGGSTTECRYVRPELRFSAMVSDLLLAQGVSVNILNAARSGNTTHDTINNYFNHVVLDKPDIVVMMHAINDHGLLAKDPSYLTRSGEVVTTSRQIKWFLLNLSTRSHIFGLLREVEYWAFSSLYAVSMLSRNRQVEMVTSSAEALVATEPFADRLKVFVAMVQSFGAQPVLMTQPIAEVTTELTPEWVDSLNQKRFNEAIRAVAASMNVPLVDLEQRLEEHADFTANPLTYFYDGIHVTDTGSQIYAREIVATLTPLIQEMSQKADHDH